The segment ATCTTTGCAGCGGTCAGGAATGGGATCGCTCCCATAAAACTATGCCCGCTCACACCGTTGTTGTCCTGAAGCGGATTCCAATTTGATTTGTAGGTCGCTTCTCCAGGTCGCGAGGCTCCTGTGACGCGCTGTGCGAGCAACATGGGGGGAGCACCAACCGCAAATGCCCGCAGAGATCGTTCTCCCCAAGTTCCTGCAAGAGCCGCCCGTGGATCCTCGTCGAAGACCTCACCAACCATCCAGGAAGCTGCAAACAGGGGTAATGTGTAATATCCATTACCCAGTTCCTTTTGCGCGTGGAGCATTTCAAACCAGTCATCGGATGTCGCACTTCGTATGTTCTGCTGAACTTTATGACGTAGTTTTTCATCGATGGATGAGTTCGCCATAAGCGCACCACCAATAAGGCCGAAGGTCATCAATTCTAAATTCTCGCTGGAATAAAACTAGTAATGATCTTCAACTACGCGATCAAACAGGGTGACATCAGTAGTTCCGATGTCGGGAGGCATTTCATATTCCAGCTGATCCGTTGAACCTAATGTCATAGGGGAATGGGGATCATGATTCTCGAACAGCTTTTCCGGTTCGATTAATGACAAGCTGTTGGATTCAATTGAAACGGTTACCAGTGGCAATTCCTGATCAACGTCTTTAGATCGCTCGAATACTGATTGATGACGCAAGTCTTTTCGGTATTCCGTTCTTCGACGAGTTGTCGCTAATTGCGGGGAGCGCGCTCGAGCAGAAAAACAGCCCGTTAGTAAGAATACCAGCAGCAGTCCAAACAGAAATAGAAATTGTTGCGAGTGAGAATGCATAGAGAGAACAGTTCGTGGACACAGAATAAAATTCGGAGGGCTTGAGAGATTGTTGTCTGGAAAAGTAAATCGGATTGAAATTAATCTTTAACATCGGGGTACCAGCGGTCTTCGTAGTAAAGCTGATAGCCTGACTGAAAACAGGCCGCGGTATTGGCCAACATTTCGGGACTCATTTTTGACTGCTGATTCAAGTCATGAGAATCGGGCTCATATTGAAACTGAGTCGCTTGCTTTCCATACCCGAGTACGAGCATCCGGTTTTGTGCGTCCAGTAACGCTACGTCGTGGTTATGCTGCATCAGGGCCCTTCCTTCCTCAGCAGGTATATTCAGAACATCCTGTCCAAGAAACACGGACTGATACACGCCCCCCAGTTGTCCCATCACCGTCGACGGGATGTCGAGTGAGCAACCCAGAGTGTGACAGCGTGTTTCCGCATGCGTAACATCAGGGTGAATCATCAATACGGGTACCTGGTAGGAACTCATGGGAAATGACTGGCTGCCATAAACGCGGGCACCGTGATCTCCCATCACGACGAAGATCGTGTTTTTGAAGAAATCATGTTGCCTGGCTTCTCGGAAGAAGTATCCCAGAGCCCAGTCCGCATATTTCACTGCGTTTTCGCGTGATTGTGCGTTTTCCGGGATGCGTCCTTCCGGATAGGTATAAGGTCGATGATTAGAAACCGTGAGTAGCGTTGCGAGAAACGGTTTTCCTGAGTCATGCAGATGATCAAGTTCCCCGAGCGACTTGCGAAACAAATCTTCATCACTGACTCCCCATGCATTGGAAAAAACAGGGTCCTCGAAGTCCGACTGTTCCCGGAACTCGTTGTATCCATTAGACGTCATAAAAGAGCGAACACCGTCGAACAGCCCTCGACCAGCGGTCATGAATAATCTCTCATATCCACGTTCTTCCAGAACATTCGCAAGGGTGAATACTCGCTCGGAGTGGTCTCTTTTCAGAATAGATTCCGTCGGAATCGGAGGCATCGAGGTGTGCACGGCCTCCAGAGCCCGCGATGTTCGGTTACCTGTCGCGTAGAAATTGTCGAAGAGAATCCCAGACTTCGATAGCTCATCGAAATTCGGGGTCAGTCCTCGGTCATCTCCCAGGACTCCGACGAAATTCGCACCGAAACTCTCTTCGAGAATGAGAACTACGTTGTAGTCCTGCTGTGGTTTGCCAGTATGCACTAATCGATCAATGGGATTCGTTGAGAACTTTGATAGCTCATCCTCTGGACGAACGGCAATTTGCCGTAGACGTGTCTCCGCTTCTTTCTCGTCAAGCGAGATATAGTTCTGGTCGTATTCGAAATGACAAGTCCACGCGTAGTAGACGAAACTGTACATCCCATTCCAGCTGCACTCATTTGTGATCCGGTTTTTCGTGTATTGGGCACTAGTGGAATCCGTGGTGAACCAGAGCACCGTGATCGCTGTCAAACAGCAGCCTAGAAACCCGAGTCGTCGTTGAGTTGGCAACGGCATGGTCAACATCCGATTAAAGTGACGACGGGCAACCAGCCAGGGAAGAATGCCGACGAGACCAATCGCAATCAACAGATCAATAAGTGGATAGGACTCCCAGATGTTGCAACATACTTCGGTGGGATAAACCAGATATTCGAATGCGATGTAATTCAAACGCGATTGAAACTCATCAAAGAACAGAAACTCAGCCACGCACAGGAAAGGTAGAAAGAGAAAAGCAATCAACCATTCTGTCTCGATGAAGAAGCGGCTTAACATGCTGTTCAGTCGACTTTCTGGCCAGAGACTGAACTGGATAATTTGCGGAAGTGCAAAACAGAGAACGGCGAGGAGATCAAAGCGAACTCCGGTAACAAATACATGTGCAAATTCGCTCAGAGACAGGCTTCCAGGTTCCGCCATCGTCAGCAATAGTGTCAGTCGTAATGACGTCAAGTACGCGAGCATGACGCCCAGCATGACGAACGTGATTTGGTATCGACCTGAATATGCTGCGAAGCGCATGTAGATGACATACAAGCTGTTACTTAGACGTGAAGCCGATGACTGCGGTCTTAAATCAATTGCGACGTTCCCGCCGGATTCAGAAGTTGAAATGGAATGGGGAGTCTCAATAGAGGGAGATGTTAAACTCGACATGATAGAGATGTCCTGGACAACGGTGGGGGAGTACTAAAGCAAATTACAAAGAGATGACGGAAGAGGTCGCACCATGCGATGCGGCTCATTCGATGGCCTTTGAGGGACTGTTCTGCTCGTCCAATAGGGGGATGTCCGCGGGGTTCAAAGTCATTGATCCCGTGCCCCGTAATCTCTCGGCCAGTTCTCGCCGGTTTTGATTCAGAAAAGGAATCAGCTTGACGTTCACCGACTCGTTCCAGAATCCAAATTGCTGCAGTGCATTGAAGACGTTCCTGGTGCTTTCGCCACGTACATGCAGTTTGTACATGGCGAGCACGCCGCCCGTACGCTGAAGGCCAGCGGCACAGTGAACGAGAACACGCTGGTGATGTTCAATGGCATTGTCGATGCAATGAACCGCCGCAGCGTATATGTCGAGATCACCTGTGCCATCGCCCTTCAACGGGAATCGATGGTGTTCGATCTGCAACTGGTGACAGGCATTCAGTTCGGCCTGTTGATCCACATTTCCCGGCTCCCAGCTTGTGAGATCAACGACGACATCAATACGGTTCTCTTTGAGTACGCGTGTAACCAGCGAATTTGAAAGTTGACCACTGCGATAGAGCTCCCCCTGGTAAACTTCAGCCCACCGTTTGGGGAAGTACTGGTAATAAAATTGTTTTCGCCAGAATAGTGTGAGTGCAGCCACTATTAAGATGAGCAAAAGAATTCGAGTTAGAATTCGTACAGTCCAGATCTGACTTGGAACTGAATTCAATAAATTGGGTGGGGCATCGGTAAGAGAAGTCGGCATCCTTGCCTGCTCCTTTCAATTCTCCATTTCGAGACGAATGAAGAGATACTAAAAGTTTAGGATTAAAGGTTAAAAAAACAGATCGGTACGTGCGGGCATCAAAACCAAACCGGGTGTAGATTCGTGTCCGAAAGAATTAGTAGTTGTGTGGAAATAAAAAGCACGCTGCTACTCCCGTGTTTTGCGTTGCTGCGAAAGGTGTTCTTTCATTTCATCCAGTTCTGTACGTTGGCTGAAGATTTCAAAGTCGCGGGCGGGGACGCCCAGATCATGGAGAACGCTTGCCGACCATTTGGGCCAGGGGGACCAGTTGGAACGTGTAGAAGCCAGCACGTTGAGGGGCAACCAGAACCAGGAGATCAACAGGCTAAACGAAACGAGGCAGATCATCGCAATGTGACATGGCAATTGAGCTCGTATCGATTCGCCGTTGGCAGACGCAAGCATTACAAGCCGTTCGGCGCGACGGGCGATTGCCTGTCTTCCACGGCTGAAGTTAAGCGACGATGGCAGATTGTCCTTATGGCTGGTCGTGTACTCTACAATAGTCAACAGAGTACGCAGATATTCGACAATCTCCTGCTTTGTTTGAATGGCTGCTTCATCACAGGCAAACTCTCGATGGAGGTCTGATTTTCGGGTAGCCCACCAGACAAGTGGGTGGAACCAGAACAACGCTTCTACCAGTCGTTGCAGAAACAATTGCAGCGGATGGCCAGTTTGCAGGTGCTCAAGTTCGTGTCGAACTATGTATTCGATACTGGTCGGTTCAAAGCCAATCAAGTATTCGGGTAAGACGACATAAGGAGAGTGGAATTGCCAGCAAAATGGTGTCGTGACTTCCGAACTCACCAGCACCTGAATCGGACGATTCTTCATAAATAACCGGTTGAAATTATCCTGACTGTCTAACAGAACCTGGTAAAGTTCTTTGCCTGCCTTTGAATGCTGTTCGAGTTTCTGACATCTTTTAAGGAATCGATGAATTAAGCAGAACCGAAACGCCATCAACATTAATGTAGCGACGAACCCGATCAACCAAATCAGTAACAGAGCCTGTCCACTCTTTTGTTCAAACTCAGCGAGTGTAACCAAACTTTCTGTGCTGAATGATTTCCAGGGATGGAACAGCCGAGGGTGAGGTGCCGCCACTGCCAGGCCAACCAGCAGTAGAATCAATGCATAAGAGCACGTCCAGAGACGGCATCGCTTACGCTCTTCACGAATAAGTTGATTCAACCCCCAGGTTAGACCGACGACAAACGTAATCTGAACGGAAAGGGTGATCGCTGTTTCCAGAAAATGCAATGAGTTCAACACTGCTCCTCCAGTTGCGAAATTGCTTCTTTCAGTTCTCTGATTTCATCGGGTGATATGGTTTTCGGATCCATCAGGCTCAGCATGAGGGATTTCACTGAACCTCCGAAGAGCCGGTTGGTCAAATCGCCCGCCATGGAGCGACTCACTTCTTCTCGGCTGACAGCGGCCTCGTATACATAAGCGCGTCCACACATTTCCTTTCGCAATACACCACGAGTCTCATCCAGGATTTTCAGCGTCGTCATTACCGTGGTGTATGCAAGGGGGCGTTCGAGTTTATCGACCACATTCTGAACAGTCGCTTTGCCGAGTGCCCACACGACATCCATCACTTCGAGTTCGCATTTAGTCAGTTGTAACTGAGACATTGAATGGTTCCTATTGATTTCTGCAACTGCAAGTTAATCTTCGAGAGTAGATGCGTGAATGCTTGAGTACGTGTCGTCCTGCCGTTTTGACAGCGATCTGTAAAGAGCCTGATCAATGTTTTCTGAAACCATCTCGACGTGTCCATCGCCCCAGAGAAAATTGACTCCCCCGGGATGGCGACTCGTGAATTCACATTCATCACAATCGACGCAATTAGGGGAGGTCATCGCGCTCCCAACCAGTCGACAGACCGCATCCTCTCCTCGTGCATCCACCCCTAGCCACGTGGAAGGAACAGTCGCCATCGTGCGTTCTCCAATAATGATGGTATTACTCAAGCCACGTCTGAACTCGACGAATCGGACAGCTTTGGTGTCCAGGAATGCTCCATCCCCTTTGGGTACGGGGTAACCGTCATCAGCCTCGATCGTTCCAAAAACGCCTAGATAATTCGTCGTGGGCAATTCAAACAACGGAGTCGGCGATTCGGATGTGCTCTCCTCATCTTCCTCATACAACATGAAAGTCTTGTTTGTAATATCAGACGGACAGAGGAAGGTAGCGACTGAGCAGAACCGAGCGTTGACATTCTGAGGATCTGATAAAAGACGATCTGAATGAATTTGTTCATAAACGGCACGCAGCTCCATGAAACTTAACAGCGGTACCGACCAGCCATATGCCGACTGCTCCGTTTCTTCCCATTGAAATCCGGGGGGAAGACTGCGGTTGAGTTCATGATACCCCTGCAAGGCTGTTCCCAGTTGTCGCAACTGGTTTTGGCATTGGATCCGCCGTGCTGATTCTCTGGCGGAACCGAGAGAAGGTAATAGAAGCGCAAGAAGCACAGTCACAATGGCGATGACCGTGATCAGTTCCAAAACGGTAAAAGCACGCCGACAACGCGTCCTGCTTATTGAAGCGTTGTCGCACTTTAACCAGCAGATCTGCAAGCGTTGTCTGAAGGATCGATCATCCATTGACCCTGTTCTTTCATCCCTGAAAAGTGAGTGGAATCTTTCCGTTTGTTTCTACTAAGAAATCAGTAATTGCGTCAATCCCAATTCCTGAACTTAATTGCAAATGGCTTAACCTGACGTCGTTAGTGAATTATTACGTTACGGTCTCGCAGATGCCTTAATTTGTAGTGTTTTCAGTTCGGCTGAGTTTTTTTTACGGTACGGGTCCAAATGGCCTGGGTGACAACAAGCGATTCGGTATTTTCAATTATGATCAACTGGTATTTGTTTTAACGATTAGAGGATCAGATTCGGCTTTGATTCGTATAGCTCCGCTTTTCCTTCCCTCGAACTCGAGAAGATCGCAATGGATTATCCCGAAACGCAAATGCGACTGCTGACGGAATCTTCGATTCTTCAAGAACGAGTTGCGCCTCATGTTCTTTCGTTAGAGCAACCATTTCCTGTTGTCGCGCCACTGCCATGGCACGCCGTTTCTCAGAAAAGGCGAGGGCGATGCGAATATCGGCATTGGCCTGGTCCAGTTGCAACCTGGCACCGATGTTGTCCCCGATATCGATGTCGGCTATGTCGATGGAGACAATTTCAAAGGAGGTCTGTGAGTCCAGTCCCTGCGCAAGAACTTGCCTTGAAATGATTCCAGGGTCAGCCAGTATCTCCCGATAGCTTCCACAGGCTCCTATTGCCGAAATGATTCCCTGGCCTACTCGTGCAATTACAGTTGCTTCGGTCGCTCCTCCCACTAGTTGTAAGAGGTTGGTCCGGACAGTCACCAGCGCCCGGACCTTCAGTTGAATCCCATCTTTGGCAAATCCATCAAGCGTGCTGAGCCCTTCAGATTCCTGAATTGGACAGTTAATGACTTTGGGATTCACACTGATCTGGACCGCTTCCAGAATGTCGCGTCCCGCTAGATCAATGGCTGCGGCGGTGTCCCAGTCGAGGGCAATATTGGCTCGTTGAGCGGAGATCAATGCAAGCATAATACGGGGTACATCTCCCCCAGCCAGATACTGAGCTTCAATGGCGTTGGTGGAGATCGTAGTGAGTCCCGCCTGAACTGCCATCACTTTAGATCGTACGATCACTTCCGGATTGACTTTTCTGAGCGACATTAAAAATAAAGTCAACAGCTTTATGCCAGTGCCTGTAACGTAAGCCTGCAACCAGAGGGACAGGTATCGGGCCAATAAGAGCAAAACTCCAATGACTCCCGCTGCTGCTACTATCATCCAAAACCAGAACATTGTCATGACAGGCTCGATTCAGTTATTTAGAGTATCCTTCGAAAAGAATGCGAGAAGGAATCACATTAGAAGCTGTCCGGAAAACCTTCCCTGGGATTCAGTGGACTTGTTTCACTCAGTCGTCGACGACAGTAAACCGCAAAGAGTGCTCCAAGCGGGTTTCAGGAAGGGTGCAGATCATCAGGACGCATAACGACTTCAACCTGGTGATCCTGGTTGTCATTTATTAGTTGAATGAAGCTCTCTGATATCTCGACACCATCCAGAGTCAGACGCTGTACGCTGGTATTCGCTCCCTCATTGTCAAACGAAATGTGATAGAAGGTCTCGTGAAAGCGGTAGTGGATTTTAAAGCGGGTCCATGCCTCAGGAAGACAGGGTTGGAGTCGTAATTTATCAATATCAAGTTCAATCCCTAAAAAGGACTCAATTAATAGTCGGTACATCCAGCCTGCTGAACCTGTATACCAGGTCCAGCCGCCCCGGCCGGTATGAGGATCGACCCCGTATACATCTGCAGCCACGACGTAAGGTTCAACACGATAAATGGCAATCGCATCGGAGCTGTCTCCATGTTTCACTGGGTTGATCAATGAAAATAAGTCCCAGGCGTTTTCGTTATTTCCCAGAGCGGCCGTCGCCATCACTGTCCAGATTGCGCTATGGGTGTACTGTCCACCATTCTCTCTTACCCCCGGCACATACCCTTTAATGTATCCCGGGTTGAGATCGGAATGATTGAACGGAGGATCCAACAGTAAGATGAGTCCTTCCTCCTTTCGAACCAACCGGTCCTGGACGCTTTGCATCGCCTGAGTTCCGCGTTCGGGATTCGCCACTCCGGAGAGGACTGACCAACTTTGTGAGATGGCATCAATCTGACATTCATCATTCTGTTTCGAACCAAGCGGAGTCCCATCATCAAAATAAGCACGTCTGTACCAGTCACCATCCCAACCATGGTTCTCCAGGCTCAGCTTGAGTTGGTCGATTTCTGTTTTGAGTTCATGGGCGACATGTTCGTTCCCCAGGCTTCTCAACAAACCAGAGTATTCGGTGAGAACATGGACCATGAAGAACCCCAGCCATACACTTTCGCCTCGGCCATGTTCACCAACCAGATTCATGCCGTCATTCCAGTCGCCACATCCCATCAGGGGAAGGCCATGTTCACCGAATTTCAATCCGTTTTTAATAGCACGGATTCCATGTTCGATAAGAGTCCCCATTTCATCGGAAGTTTGAGGAAGGTCATAGTTGGATTCTTCATCATCCCGCAAGGGGCGAGACGTAAGGAAGGGAACTTGTTCGTCGAGGACGCCTCGGTCTCCTGTGGTGTTGACATACTTGCAAATGGCGAGAGGAAGCCAGAGATAGTCATCAGAGAAATGGGTACGGACTCCACGACCGACGGGAGGATGCCACCAATGCTGGACGTCTCCTTCAGCAAACTGATGGGCTGCTGCTCGCAGCAGATGCTCTCGCAGCAACTGAGGTTCGGCGTGTACCAGCGCCATTGCATCTTGTAGCTGATCACGGAATCCATAGGCGCCACCTGATTGATAGAACCCCGAACGAGCCCACATGCGACAAGCCAGTGTCTGGTACAGCAGCCAACCGTTAGCGAGGAAGTTGACCGAAGTGTCCGGGGTCTGGAGATGAATGACGCCCAAGGTTTGACTCCAGTAATGCCAGACTCCTTCAATGGCTCGATTCGCACTATCAACATCACGGAATCGCTGTGCCAGGTTTCTGGCATCCGCTGTCCCTCTCGCGGCTCCCATGGTGAAGGTCACGATCTTCTCCTGACCTTCGATTAAATTCAGGGGTGTATGGAATGCGGCACAAGGGTCGTAACCAGCTCCGACGCGACCGGATAATCTCGACCTTTTCAATGCTGCCGGGTCAGCGGTGCTTCCGTTGCGACCCAGAAACTCGGTCCGATCTCCCGTAAAAGTACGGTTGGGTTCGCTGCAATTAAAGAAAGCAACCCGGTCACCAAATTCCGGACTGTAAACATTCCGGGCCAATATTGCTCCGCTTTCGGAATCAAATTCGGTCGTTACATGCATGGAGGACTTACTTCGGGATTCGCCCAGGACTAATTCAGAAAAACTGAAAATCGAGAGTCGTCGTGCCCGACCTGAATTATTCGTGACCTTCAGTTTGCAGAACTTGACCGGTTCTTCGGTAGCCACATACACGGAAAGTTCTGTCGTGATTCCCTCCTCCGTGCTATCAAAGATTGTATAACCGAAACCATGGCGGGTGATATACGTGTTCCGTCCACGAGCTGGTAGAGGAGTTGGAGACCAGAAGCGGCCCGTTTCTTCATCACGCAAGTACATCGCTTCGCCACTGGGATCCGTCACCGAGTCGTTGTACCAGGGCGTAATACGAAACTCATGACTGTTTTCTCTCCAGGAATAAGCACTCCCTCCTTCGGAAATGACGGTCCCGAAATCTTTATTGGCGATGACATTAACCCACGGGGCTGGGGGCGCTTCTCCCTTCTTCAGAATAATGATGTATTCATGCCCATCCTGACTGAACCCACCATAGCCGTTGAAAAACTTCAAATCATGGTAGGGAGTTTCAAACCTGACGGAGGGATGGGAAGTCTGTTCGGATATTTTCAGCATCGGGACTGACGAACTGGTTCTGACATACTTCTCGGCCTGTTCCTGTAACGTACCGGAATCGCCTGACAAGATAACGCGGGATACGGTCTGCAACAGAACGCGGTCTTCCTCTGATATCTGTTCTCCCCGTCGAATAAAAATTCCGCCTGGTCGATCCGTAAACAGGGCTTCTGTACTGGTAGCGACGAGATCCGTGATTCTTTCCTGCAAGGATTGTCGATAGACGGAGTCATCCTCATTCCAGATCACCAGATCGACGGCAAGCCCTTTCATTCTCCAGTAGGCATGGGCCTGCACCGCCTGTTTAACCAGTTCCAGTCGATCGGCGTCGCGTATCTGAACGAGGACGATGGGTAGATCGCCCGAGATACCGTAACCCCATAGTCCAGACTGCCCCTGCCGATTGCGGTTCAGAATGTCTCTGCGAGCCCGTCGGATAGAGGAACTGTATATAATAGAGCTTGCCAATTTGCCGTAAATCTGAGCGTCCAGTTCGGAAGCGCCCAATTGCTGTAGTAAGATATGTCCGTGAGTCCAAGCCAAATTAAACACGCGATCCGTCAGACTGGGGTCACTGTATTTTTCAGACAGTAACTCCACTTCCGACCGTGTAGGCGCGATGCCGGTGACGACGTCAAGTTGAATAGACTCGTTTGGTTGAAGCAGTACCGTCTGGCGAATACTGACAATTGGATCGAGTACGGAACCTTCCGAATTGGACAGCGGCCCCTTCTGCTCGCACGCGATAGGATTTTGCAAAGTGCGTTGTCGTCCAATGAAAGTCGAACGGTCGGTCTCATAAGAAGTGGGCTCGGTGATCTCACCCCGAACAGTAATCATATGCAGCAACCAGGGAGGTTGTTCTTCCCGGGAACGCGGTCGGCGTGTGCAATAGATTGCCTGATGGTTTGGTACAAGTTCCGTTTGTACGAAGAGATTGCTGAATGCGGGATGGGCTTCGTCCTGCGCTTGCGGCGCCAGAACGACTTCGGCGTAGCTGGTTAGCTCCAGATGACGTGGTTCCTCGGATCGATTCGTCAGTGCGATTCTGCGGAGTTCAATATCGTCTTCCGGAGAAACACTAACCTGCGTGTAAGTTTCGATCTGGTAATCAATACGCCGAAACTCGGCTCGTGATTGCGTAAATATGGCTTCATAGCCACTTCCCGTGGTGTTCTTCGGCTGGAAGGTGTTTGACCACAAGGCATCATTTTCAAAATCGCGAATGTAGCAGAAAATTCCATGATTATCGCGTGTCACATCTTCGCGCCATCTCGTGATGGCCAAATCACCCCAGCGGCTGAATCCTCCTCCCGCGCTGCTGATCGCTACATGATAATGATCGTTGGAGAGCAGATGAGTTTCGATCTCGACGTTGCTAGGATTGGTGATGACACGCATGCCCCCAGTCTCTTCGGCGGTGGCGATTCGAGTCGCTCGCGCTTCACTGGCGTGAGGCAGAACTGGTGCCGTTTCCTGAGGGACTCTTTCCTGGAGTAACAGACTGCATGACCGCAGTAGCGGATCGGAAAGAAAGCGTCGCTGCATCGGCTTGTCGAGTAACAAGAATGCAAGAGAAAGTAGACTCATTCCTTCATGGTGAGCCATGAACTGCTTTACAGTGGCTTTCTCTGCGCCCGGTTGCAGTCGTGAAGGAGTATAGTCAACCGCCTCGTAAAATCCGTAAGGCCCCATTTGCTCTTCAGCCTGCAATCTTTCGAGATTGCGACAAGCGGCTTGCGGTTCCACCATCAATGCCAGAACTGTTGCGTAGGGGGCAATTACCAAATCTTCGGCCAGGCCCCGTTTAAGACCTAATCCTGGAACGCCGAACGCTTTGTATTGGTAAATATGGTTCACATCGATTGTGTTGTACCCGGATTCGGAGATTCCCCATGGAACTCCTCGCTGGTTGCCATACTCGATTTGGCGCCGCACGATCGAATGATAGCTTGAATTGAGTAATGTGTTTTCATAGCTGGGCATTACCAGCAATGGCATCAAATACTCGAACATCGAGCCACTCCAACTGAGCAGAGCCGGGGACCGACCTGTAGTCGTTAGCAAACGCCCTAGAGCAAACCAATGTTTCTGACCATATTCCCCCTTGGCGATTACCAGATAACTGGCCAGCCGTGCTTCTGATGCCAGCAGGTCATAGTACCCCGCATCTAATCGACGCTCGCTCACATTGAACCCGATCGAAAAGAGATCTCGGACGGGATCATACAGGAGGTTGAAATCCATCTCAGCAAACTCTCGAGCCTGTAAAGCGATTGCTTCAAACTCATTCAAACGCCTTGCCGCTCGCTCCGAGGCAATGGAAATCGCTGAGGATAATTTTCGGCACCACTCTTTTTCCACTTCCG is part of the Polystyrenella longa genome and harbors:
- a CDS encoding phosphatase PAP2 family protein, translated to MANSSIDEKLRHKVQQNIRSATSDDWFEMLHAQKELGNGYYTLPLFAASWMVGEVFDEDPRAALAGTWGERSLRAFAVGAPPMLLAQRVTGASRPGEATYKSNWNPLQDNNGVSGHSFMGAIPFLTAAKMTDEPWLQTLYYGGSTLAAFSRVNDDHHYASQAFLGWGFAWLATRAVFSTDSRTVKKLSRTQDTVNQGCCETLTACVLRQVGSNARRRIQYNRCHRS
- a CDS encoding LTA synthase family protein; the encoded protein is MSSLTSPSIETPHSISTSESGGNVAIDLRPQSSASRLSNSLYVIYMRFAAYSGRYQITFVMLGVMLAYLTSLRLTLLLTMAEPGSLSLSEFAHVFVTGVRFDLLAVLCFALPQIIQFSLWPESRLNSMLSRFFIETEWLIAFLFLPFLCVAEFLFFDEFQSRLNYIAFEYLVYPTEVCCNIWESYPLIDLLIAIGLVGILPWLVARRHFNRMLTMPLPTQRRLGFLGCCLTAITVLWFTTDSTSAQYTKNRITNECSWNGMYSFVYYAWTCHFEYDQNYISLDEKEAETRLRQIAVRPEDELSKFSTNPIDRLVHTGKPQQDYNVVLILEESFGANFVGVLGDDRGLTPNFDELSKSGILFDNFYATGNRTSRALEAVHTSMPPIPTESILKRDHSERVFTLANVLEERGYERLFMTAGRGLFDGVRSFMTSNGYNEFREQSDFEDPVFSNAWGVSDEDLFRKSLGELDHLHDSGKPFLATLLTVSNHRPYTYPEGRIPENAQSRENAVKYADWALGYFFREARQHDFFKNTIFVVMGDHGARVYGSQSFPMSSYQVPVLMIHPDVTHAETRCHTLGCSLDIPSTVMGQLGGVYQSVFLGQDVLNIPAEEGRALMQHNHDVALLDAQNRMLVLGYGKQATQFQYEPDSHDLNQQSKMSPEMLANTAACFQSGYQLYYEDRWYPDVKD
- a CDS encoding protein-tyrosine phosphatase family protein, encoding MPTSLTDAPPNLLNSVPSQIWTVRILTRILLLILIVAALTLFWRKQFYYQYFPKRWAEVYQGELYRSGQLSNSLVTRVLKENRIDVVVDLTSWEPGNVDQQAELNACHQLQIEHHRFPLKGDGTGDLDIYAAAVHCIDNAIEHHQRVLVHCAAGLQRTGGVLAMYKLHVRGESTRNVFNALQQFGFWNESVNVKLIPFLNQNRRELAERLRGTGSMTLNPADIPLLDEQNSPSKAIE
- a CDS encoding M56 family metallopeptidase, producing MLNSLHFLETAITLSVQITFVVGLTWGLNQLIREERKRCRLWTCSYALILLLVGLAVAAPHPRLFHPWKSFSTESLVTLAEFEQKSGQALLLIWLIGFVATLMLMAFRFCLIHRFLKRCQKLEQHSKAGKELYQVLLDSQDNFNRLFMKNRPIQVLVSSEVTTPFCWQFHSPYVVLPEYLIGFEPTSIEYIVRHELEHLQTGHPLQLFLQRLVEALFWFHPLVWWATRKSDLHREFACDEAAIQTKQEIVEYLRTLLTIVEYTTSHKDNLPSSLNFSRGRQAIARRAERLVMLASANGESIRAQLPCHIAMICLVSFSLLISWFWLPLNVLASTRSNWSPWPKWSASVLHDLGVPARDFEIFSQRTELDEMKEHLSQQRKTRE
- a CDS encoding BlaI/MecI/CopY family transcriptional regulator, producing the protein MSQLQLTKCELEVMDVVWALGKATVQNVVDKLERPLAYTTVMTTLKILDETRGVLRKEMCGRAYVYEAAVSREEVSRSMAGDLTNRLFGGSVKSLMLSLMDPKTISPDEIRELKEAISQLEEQC
- a CDS encoding DUF1559 domain-containing protein — encoded protein: MDDRSFRQRLQICWLKCDNASISRTRCRRAFTVLELITVIAIVTVLLALLLPSLGSARESARRIQCQNQLRQLGTALQGYHELNRSLPPGFQWEETEQSAYGWSVPLLSFMELRAVYEQIHSDRLLSDPQNVNARFCSVATFLCPSDITNKTFMLYEEDEESTSESPTPLFELPTTNYLGVFGTIEADDGYPVPKGDGAFLDTKAVRFVEFRRGLSNTIIIGERTMATVPSTWLGVDARGEDAVCRLVGSAMTSPNCVDCDECEFTSRHPGGVNFLWGDGHVEMVSENIDQALYRSLSKRQDDTYSSIHASTLED
- a CDS encoding flotillin-like FloA family protein, with product MIVAAAGVIGVLLLLARYLSLWLQAYVTGTGIKLLTLFLMSLRKVNPEVIVRSKVMAVQAGLTTISTNAIEAQYLAGGDVPRIMLALISAQRANIALDWDTAAAIDLAGRDILEAVQISVNPKVINCPIQESEGLSTLDGFAKDGIQLKVRALVTVRTNLLQLVGGATEATVIARVGQGIISAIGACGSYREILADPGIISRQVLAQGLDSQTSFEIVSIDIADIDIGDNIGARLQLDQANADIRIALAFSEKRRAMAVARQQEMVALTKEHEAQLVLEESKIPSAVAFAFRDNPLRSSRVRGKEKRSYTNQSRI